One region of Natronobacterium texcoconense genomic DNA includes:
- a CDS encoding TlpA family protein disulfide reductase, translating into MRNAALTRRGLVALAATTSLSGCLGLFSGIAGNNIPSSVPPDLRHESLGVVGEESMDLVTDADLTLVYFFATWCGPCEPQLESLHEVREEYDSETLAMRAISPEDEEGLVTDYWDDEGADWPAGIDPDSDVHDEFGVSVYPSIVIVDSDGDVRWHTSGNTGADDITDAIDAELE; encoded by the coding sequence ATGCGTAACGCGGCGCTCACCCGCCGTGGCCTCGTCGCACTCGCGGCGACGACGTCCCTGTCGGGCTGTCTCGGCCTGTTTTCGGGCATCGCGGGGAACAACATTCCCTCGAGCGTCCCGCCGGACCTTCGCCACGAGAGTCTCGGCGTCGTAGGGGAAGAGTCCATGGACCTCGTCACGGACGCCGACCTCACGCTCGTCTACTTCTTCGCGACCTGGTGTGGGCCGTGTGAACCGCAACTCGAGAGTCTTCACGAGGTCCGCGAGGAGTACGACTCCGAGACGCTGGCTATGCGGGCGATTTCGCCCGAGGACGAGGAGGGTCTCGTCACCGACTACTGGGACGACGAAGGTGCCGACTGGCCCGCCGGGATCGATCCCGACTCGGACGTCCACGACGAGTTCGGCGTCAGCGTCTACCCGTCGATAGTGATTGTCGACTCCGACGGGGACGTTCGGTGGCACACCAGCGGCAACACCGGTGCAGACGACATCACCGACGCGATCGACGCCGAACTCGAATGA
- a CDS encoding cytochrome c biogenesis CcdA family protein — translation MIELSELRLGFVFMAGVMTFFAPCAYPMLPGYVAYFLGDDGAASGRATLWRAAKVSLVASSGMFVVYLGIVGVAVSVGAQYLQRLVLLGAGTGLLLIALGVVMLGGFAHLSRLTISLPERRRSYRGYLTFGAVYAVAAAGCTAPLFVAVVVSSFTTGTTAALVTFGAYAGGMATMFVLVTMATAVGREALLEVIVPRGPWLERAAGVLLIVAGIVQLYLFLVPYGGLAQLGLA, via the coding sequence ATGATCGAGTTGTCGGAACTGCGCCTCGGGTTCGTGTTCATGGCCGGCGTAATGACGTTTTTCGCCCCGTGTGCGTACCCGATGTTGCCCGGTTACGTCGCCTACTTCCTCGGGGACGACGGCGCGGCCTCGGGACGGGCAACGCTGTGGCGAGCGGCGAAAGTGAGCCTCGTCGCCAGTAGCGGGATGTTCGTCGTCTACCTGGGAATCGTCGGAGTCGCCGTCTCCGTCGGCGCCCAGTACCTCCAGCGGCTCGTCCTCCTGGGAGCTGGGACCGGTCTCCTCCTGATTGCGCTCGGCGTCGTCATGCTCGGTGGGTTCGCGCACCTGTCGAGACTCACGATATCGCTGCCCGAACGACGTCGGAGTTACCGCGGTTACCTGACGTTCGGTGCCGTCTACGCCGTCGCAGCCGCCGGCTGCACCGCGCCGCTTTTCGTCGCCGTCGTCGTCTCGAGTTTCACGACCGGAACGACGGCCGCGCTCGTCACCTTCGGCGCCTACGCCGGCGGGATGGCGACGATGTTCGTCCTCGTGACGATGGCGACGGCGGTCGGCCGCGAAGCCCTCCTCGAGGTGATCGTTCCGCGCGGGCCGTGGCTCGAGCGGGCCGCAGGCGTGCTGTTGATCGTTGCGGGGATCGTTCAGCTGTATCTCTTCCTGGTCCCCTACGGCGGGCTCGCACAGCTCGGCCTCGCGTGA
- a CDS encoding response regulator, with the protein MREIDVDEGGVADILVVDQSPGDVRLLEEAFTEGSVANAVHAVADREEALEFLGNDGDYEDAPSPDLILLDLDLPGPNGEGLLGELKGDPELRHTPVIVLTGSDAEEDILKSYDLNANAYVRKPVEPEDFVTIVQAIEDFWLALVELPSGDE; encoded by the coding sequence ATGAGAGAGATAGACGTGGATGAAGGCGGCGTAGCCGACATCCTGGTCGTCGACCAGAGCCCGGGCGACGTTCGGTTGCTCGAGGAGGCGTTCACGGAGGGCAGCGTCGCGAACGCGGTTCACGCAGTCGCCGACAGAGAGGAAGCGCTCGAGTTTCTAGGCAACGACGGCGACTACGAGGACGCGCCGTCGCCGGACCTGATACTCCTCGATCTGGACCTCCCGGGACCGAACGGCGAGGGGTTGCTGGGGGAGCTCAAGGGAGACCCGGAGCTTCGACACACGCCCGTGATCGTTCTCACGGGCTCCGACGCCGAGGAGGACATCCTCAAATCCTACGACCTGAACGCGAACGCCTACGTCCGGAAGCCGGTTGAACCGGAGGACTTCGTCACGATCGTCCAGGCAATCGAGGACTTCTGGCTGGCGCTGGTCGAATTACCGTCTGGCGACGAGTGA
- the aroA gene encoding 3-phosphoshikimate 1-carboxyvinyltransferase, producing the protein MNVTISPSSVRGTVRAPPSKSYTHRAILAAGYADGATVRDALWSADTKATARAVELFGGDVERLENGTLEIDGFDGRPDVPADVINCENSGTTMRLVTAAAALADGTSVLTGDESLRSRPQGPLLEAIADLGGEAYSTRRNGQAPLVVTGPIAGTEVSIPGDVSSQYITALLMAGAVTEAGIEIDLETELKSAPYIDITLEVLEAFGVEARHTENGFTVEGAQSYSPVGGEYAVPGDFSSISYPLAAGAIASGEGLRIEGANPSAQGDTAIVDVVDRMGADVEWDRDAGTIDVSSASLSGIEVSVEDTPDLLPTIATLGAVADGDTHVTNAEHVRYKETDRVSAMARELGKMGVETTEEQDSLTIHGSESTLEGATVDGCDDHRIIMALALAGLVADGETTIEGADHVDVSFPGFFEVLEDVGVTLERQ; encoded by the coding sequence ATGAACGTCACCATATCGCCCTCGAGCGTTCGAGGGACGGTCCGGGCACCGCCGTCGAAGAGCTACACCCATCGGGCGATCCTCGCCGCCGGGTATGCCGACGGCGCGACCGTGCGGGACGCGCTCTGGAGCGCCGATACGAAGGCCACCGCCCGCGCCGTCGAACTTTTCGGCGGTGATGTCGAGCGACTCGAGAACGGCACCCTCGAGATCGACGGTTTCGACGGGCGACCAGACGTGCCGGCGGACGTGATAAACTGCGAGAACAGCGGGACGACGATGCGACTGGTGACCGCCGCAGCTGCACTCGCCGACGGTACCTCCGTCCTGACCGGCGACGAATCGCTGCGCTCGCGGCCGCAGGGCCCGCTTCTCGAGGCTATCGCCGACCTCGGCGGGGAAGCCTACAGCACCCGACGGAACGGACAGGCACCGCTGGTCGTGACGGGACCGATTGCCGGCACCGAGGTGTCGATCCCGGGCGACGTCTCCTCGCAGTACATCACCGCGTTGCTGATGGCTGGCGCCGTAACGGAGGCAGGAATCGAGATCGACCTCGAGACAGAACTCAAGTCCGCGCCGTACATCGATATCACGCTCGAGGTGCTCGAGGCGTTCGGCGTCGAGGCCCGCCACACCGAGAACGGCTTCACGGTCGAAGGAGCCCAGTCGTATTCGCCCGTCGGTGGCGAGTACGCCGTCCCGGGGGACTTCTCGTCGATCTCGTACCCGCTGGCTGCAGGTGCGATCGCGAGCGGCGAGGGACTCCGGATCGAGGGAGCGAACCCGAGCGCACAGGGTGACACCGCCATCGTCGACGTCGTCGACCGGATGGGTGCCGACGTAGAGTGGGACCGCGACGCGGGCACCATCGACGTCTCGAGCGCCTCACTTTCGGGAATCGAGGTCTCGGTCGAGGACACGCCGGACCTGCTGCCGACGATCGCGACGCTGGGTGCGGTCGCAGACGGTGACACGCACGTTACGAACGCCGAACACGTCCGCTACAAGGAGACCGATCGCGTGAGCGCGATGGCCCGCGAACTGGGGAAGATGGGCGTCGAGACGACCGAGGAACAGGATTCGCTGACGATCCACGGCAGCGAGTCGACTCTCGAGGGCGCGACCGTCGACGGCTGTGACGACCACCGGATTATCATGGCGCTCGCGCTGGCGGGACTCGTCGCCGACGGCGAGACGACGATCGAAGGCGCCGACCACGTCGACGTCTCGTTCCCCGGTTTCTTCGAGGTGCTCGAGGACGTCGGCGTGACGCTCGAGCGCCAGTAG
- a CDS encoding LolA family protein — translation MYRRQLLVTGIIGFGGCVAIPGGDSTDSPSSDDLLREALETRAGLTALEAQRTMTMETPTETGERTDRIVQRPPGEQRLEVLESDDPDTPAGTVSVRSRPVTWEYYPDESVVTERHHPNRIVSDRTRQVLENLLEDYDLRYEGTDTVDGRPAHRIDADPDSVEIDRSLDLLVGETVYRIPLEETPVDDLEEATISRSIWIDDEYRYPVRERDVVRTTDGEILHRLTVTYEDLALDSGLEPDTFTYEPPADAEVVEIGTEPEGIFDSRAAAEKRAPYELPEPEMPDPYALDRITLVEKGADSGTTTTLWYADPDRPERELFLAVREVRRFEPDVLAETGLEFEGNTVYYRDGRIESLFWDCGGLNYELSSPMASESLEEIAPSVGCLSSRK, via the coding sequence ATGTACCGCCGTCAGCTCCTCGTAACGGGTATCATCGGATTCGGCGGCTGTGTCGCAATTCCTGGCGGCGACTCCACGGACTCCCCCTCGAGCGACGACCTCCTCCGCGAGGCGCTCGAAACCCGCGCCGGGCTGACGGCACTCGAGGCTCAGCGGACGATGACGATGGAGACACCGACTGAGACGGGCGAGCGGACGGACCGAATCGTCCAGCGGCCGCCGGGCGAACAGCGCCTCGAGGTGCTCGAGTCCGACGACCCCGACACGCCGGCAGGGACCGTCTCGGTGAGGAGTCGGCCGGTTACCTGGGAGTACTACCCCGACGAGAGCGTGGTGACCGAACGCCACCACCCGAACCGCATCGTCTCCGATCGGACGCGCCAGGTGCTCGAGAACCTGCTCGAGGACTACGACCTTCGCTACGAGGGGACGGACACGGTCGACGGCCGTCCAGCCCACCGGATCGACGCCGACCCCGACTCGGTCGAGATCGACCGCTCGCTCGACCTGCTCGTCGGCGAGACGGTCTACCGGATTCCACTCGAGGAGACGCCCGTCGACGATCTGGAGGAAGCGACGATCTCGCGGTCGATTTGGATCGACGACGAGTACCGGTATCCGGTCAGGGAACGCGACGTCGTTCGAACCACCGACGGCGAGATACTCCACCGACTGACCGTTACCTACGAGGACCTCGCGCTCGATTCGGGCCTCGAGCCGGACACGTTCACCTACGAGCCGCCGGCCGACGCCGAGGTCGTCGAGATCGGTACCGAACCGGAGGGGATCTTCGATTCTCGAGCGGCCGCGGAGAAACGGGCTCCCTACGAGCTACCCGAGCCAGAGATGCCCGACCCGTACGCCCTCGATCGGATCACACTCGTCGAGAAAGGGGCGGACTCCGGAACCACGACGACGCTGTGGTACGCCGACCCCGACCGCCCCGAACGGGAACTGTTCCTCGCCGTTCGGGAGGTCCGGCGGTTCGAGCCCGACGTCCTCGCGGAGACCGGCCTCGAGTTCGAAGGGAACACGGTCTACTACCGCGATGGCCGCATCGAGAGCCTGTTCTGGGACTGCGGAGGCCTGAACTACGAACTCTCGAGTCCGATGGCGTCGGAGTCGCTCGAGGAGATCGCGCCCTCTGTCGGCTGTCTCTCGAGCAGGAAGTAG
- a CDS encoding RidA family protein, which yields MSSGIVTHRPGYRKVVFSGVGHPEGDLETQTRTTLSLIRDGLEDLGGGMQDVTMLRFFVRDDVLSSESQLRIHEVRSDFFDRPQYPAATMVGVSELLYENMLIEVETEAEIPDDEWDVDVIDDTS from the coding sequence ATGTCCTCTGGCATCGTAACGCACCGACCGGGATACAGGAAGGTCGTATTTTCGGGAGTTGGTCATCCAGAAGGCGACCTCGAGACACAAACTCGGACGACTCTCTCGCTCATTCGAGACGGGTTAGAGGACCTCGGTGGAGGTATGCAAGACGTTACGATGCTACGATTTTTCGTCAGAGACGACGTTCTCTCGTCGGAGAGTCAGCTGCGGATACACGAGGTCAGAAGCGATTTCTTCGACCGGCCGCAGTATCCAGCGGCTACGATGGTCGGAGTCAGTGAACTCCTGTACGAAAATATGCTAATCGAGGTCGAAACCGAGGCCGAGATTCCGGACGACGAGTGGGATGTCGACGTCATCGACGACACGAGTTGA
- a CDS encoding sodium:calcium antiporter has product MLALLWLIALAAGATALVWAGSLYLERSAERLALYYGLPPIVQGAVIAAIGSSFPELSSVVIATVRYGEFELGVAAIVGSAVFNVLVIPALSTLYHRDTMEANRAIVYREAQFYIIAVATLLLTFSLAVIYYPTNVGLFGEVNRPLALFPLGLYGLYLFIQYQESAEYRAAEEQASVDGVREWGILAIGLALILVGVEVLVHAAIELGVYFDTPSFLWGLTVIAAGTSLPDTIISVHAAQSGQSTVSLANVFGSNVFDLLVAVPVGVLIAGPTPVDFGIAAPLMGFLVVATIVVFATARTDFTLTDREAWLLLAVYAAFVGWMLLESTGVTSIVL; this is encoded by the coding sequence ATGCTCGCACTCCTGTGGCTGATCGCGCTCGCAGCCGGCGCAACCGCTCTCGTCTGGGCGGGCAGTCTCTATCTCGAGCGGTCCGCCGAACGGCTGGCGCTGTACTACGGACTCCCGCCGATCGTCCAGGGTGCGGTGATCGCAGCCATCGGCTCGAGTTTTCCGGAGCTCTCGAGCGTCGTGATCGCGACTGTCCGCTACGGCGAGTTCGAACTCGGGGTCGCGGCGATCGTCGGCTCGGCGGTGTTCAACGTGCTGGTGATTCCGGCGCTATCGACGCTCTACCACCGCGACACGATGGAGGCGAACCGGGCGATCGTCTACCGTGAGGCGCAGTTCTACATCATCGCCGTCGCGACGCTGCTTCTAACCTTCTCACTCGCGGTCATCTACTACCCGACGAACGTCGGGTTGTTCGGCGAAGTGAACCGGCCGCTCGCGCTGTTTCCGCTCGGACTGTACGGCCTCTACCTGTTCATTCAGTACCAGGAATCGGCCGAGTACCGGGCCGCCGAAGAGCAGGCGTCCGTCGACGGTGTCAGGGAGTGGGGTATTCTCGCGATCGGCCTCGCACTGATCCTTGTGGGTGTCGAAGTGCTGGTCCACGCCGCGATTGAACTCGGCGTCTACTTCGACACCCCGTCGTTCCTGTGGGGGCTGACCGTGATCGCGGCCGGAACCAGCCTCCCGGACACTATCATCAGCGTCCACGCCGCCCAGAGCGGCCAGTCGACGGTCAGTCTCGCGAACGTCTTCGGGAGCAACGTCTTCGACCTGCTGGTCGCCGTCCCCGTCGGCGTGTTGATCGCCGGCCCGACGCCCGTCGATTTCGGTATCGCCGCGCCGCTGATGGGGTTTCTCGTCGTCGCGACGATCGTCGTGTTCGCCACTGCACGCACCGACTTCACACTTACCGACCGCGAAGCCTGGCTGTTGCTCGCGGTCTATGCAGCGTTCGTCGGCTGGATGTTGCTCGAGAGTACGGGCGTCACCAGCATCGTTCTGTAA
- a CDS encoding MEDS domain-containing protein, with translation MSQSLQSLPDRPDASTTDDDVLGLEQSLEALQESSEFGGPVETLGSYESNDHLAAIYEGQDEQFATAVPFMRTGLERGDRCLYIADENEIDEVLSAMDDAGVDVDRALESGALTMHTAQDTYFRNGEFTPEDMIAFISDAIDDAREEYEGLRITGEMTWILGDDPELETLIEYEAKLNDLLPDSNGIALCQYNRNRFPAEVIRDVIKTHPHLVYENTVCQNFYYTPPEEFFGPEQPEQEVDRMMGTLLDRTRARTELTDRQEHLQRQNEITADPNRPFDEKLEGLFDLGCQQFDLELGGMARVDPDDDRIEIERVSDDHDYLEQGRELPLSETYCDAVFDEDQTVGLSLALEGDEEYADTEIHEDGGLRSYLGTRIEVDGDRDRTFFFVDPEGREEPFTADERTFLRLMGQWVEYELERQQREEELEQSIDRLEKSNERLEQFAYAASHDLQEPLRMVSSYLRLLESRYEDDLDDDGREFLEFAVDGADRMREMIEGLLAYSRVETAGEPLEPVDLDDVLDDVLDDLQLRIEESDATITRDPLPIIDGDGNQLRQVCQNLLANAIEYSGDEPPRIHVSAERSESDEATAEDEWIVSVHDEGIGIDPAETDRIFDVFDRLHSREEYDGAGIGLALCERIVERHDGRIWADSEPGEGSTFSIAFPCAGDSSPQ, from the coding sequence ATGAGTCAATCCCTACAATCGCTTCCCGACAGACCGGACGCTTCGACCACCGACGACGACGTTCTCGGCCTCGAACAGAGTCTCGAAGCCCTCCAGGAGAGTTCCGAGTTCGGGGGCCCCGTCGAAACGCTGGGTAGCTACGAGTCCAACGACCACCTCGCAGCCATCTACGAGGGCCAGGACGAACAGTTCGCCACTGCAGTGCCGTTCATGCGGACGGGGCTCGAGCGGGGAGACCGCTGTCTCTACATCGCCGACGAAAACGAGATCGACGAGGTGCTGTCGGCGATGGACGACGCCGGCGTCGACGTCGATCGTGCCCTCGAGTCGGGCGCGCTGACGATGCATACTGCCCAGGACACCTACTTTCGGAACGGCGAGTTCACGCCCGAGGACATGATCGCGTTCATCTCCGACGCGATCGACGACGCCCGCGAGGAGTACGAGGGACTGCGGATTACCGGCGAGATGACCTGGATTCTCGGCGACGATCCGGAACTCGAGACGCTGATCGAGTACGAGGCGAAACTGAACGATCTCCTCCCGGATTCCAACGGGATCGCGCTCTGTCAGTACAACCGCAATCGGTTCCCCGCGGAAGTGATCCGTGACGTCATCAAGACCCACCCACACCTCGTCTACGAGAACACGGTCTGCCAGAACTTCTACTACACGCCGCCCGAGGAGTTCTTCGGGCCCGAACAGCCCGAACAGGAAGTCGACCGAATGATGGGGACGCTGCTCGACCGGACGAGAGCACGAACCGAACTCACGGATCGCCAGGAACACCTCCAGCGACAGAACGAGATTACTGCCGACCCCAACCGGCCGTTCGACGAGAAACTCGAGGGGCTGTTCGACCTCGGTTGCCAGCAGTTCGACCTGGAACTCGGCGGGATGGCCCGCGTCGATCCGGACGACGACCGGATAGAAATCGAGCGCGTCAGCGACGATCACGACTACCTCGAGCAGGGCCGTGAACTACCGCTGTCGGAGACCTACTGTGACGCCGTGTTCGACGAGGATCAGACGGTCGGTCTGTCGCTCGCGCTCGAGGGTGACGAGGAGTACGCCGACACTGAAATCCACGAGGACGGCGGACTGCGATCGTATCTCGGCACCCGAATCGAGGTCGACGGCGACCGCGACAGGACGTTCTTCTTCGTTGACCCGGAAGGGCGCGAAGAGCCGTTCACGGCCGACGAACGGACGTTCCTTCGACTGATGGGCCAGTGGGTCGAGTACGAACTCGAACGCCAGCAACGCGAGGAGGAACTCGAACAGTCGATCGATCGCCTCGAGAAGTCCAACGAACGACTCGAGCAGTTCGCCTACGCTGCCTCTCACGACCTGCAGGAACCGCTGCGGATGGTCTCGAGTTATCTGCGACTGCTCGAGAGCCGATACGAGGACGACCTCGACGATGACGGCCGGGAGTTCCTCGAGTTCGCCGTCGACGGTGCCGACCGGATGCGCGAGATGATCGAGGGGCTGCTTGCCTACTCCCGCGTCGAAACGGCGGGCGAACCGCTCGAGCCGGTCGACCTGGACGACGTGCTCGACGACGTACTCGACGACCTCCAGTTGCGAATCGAGGAGAGCGACGCGACGATCACTCGTGACCCCCTTCCGATCATCGATGGCGACGGCAACCAGCTTCGACAGGTCTGTCAGAACCTGCTTGCAAACGCCATCGAGTACAGCGGCGACGAGCCGCCACGAATCCACGTCTCGGCGGAGCGAAGCGAGAGCGACGAAGCTACGGCCGAAGACGAGTGGATCGTCTCCGTCCACGACGAGGGGATCGGAATCGATCCCGCAGAGACCGATCGGATATTCGACGTCTTCGACCGGCTCCACAGCCGCGAGGAGTACGACGGCGCCGGGATCGGACTCGCACTCTGTGAGCGGATCGTCGAGCGACACGACGGCCGCATCTGGGCCGACTCCGAACCGGGCGAAGGATCGACGTTCTCGATCGCGTTCCCGTGTGCCGGCGACTCGAGTCCGCAGTAA
- a CDS encoding cupin domain-containing protein, whose product MSDYTTVNYRDVDDQHGMHFLRDELDCENMGVTVVECEPGWEGKEHDHEDEGHEEVYLLMEGEATVTIGDEEVEMSEGDAIRIPPDATHQIHNGDTESRFVLMGAP is encoded by the coding sequence ATGTCCGACTACACGACAGTAAACTACCGCGACGTCGACGACCAGCACGGAATGCACTTCCTGCGCGACGAACTCGACTGCGAGAACATGGGCGTCACCGTCGTCGAGTGCGAACCCGGCTGGGAAGGCAAAGAACACGACCACGAGGACGAAGGCCACGAGGAGGTGTACCTGTTGATGGAGGGCGAAGCGACAGTCACGATCGGAGACGAGGAAGTTGAGATGAGCGAGGGCGACGCGATCAGGATCCCGCCGGACGCGACCCACCAGATCCACAACGGCGACACGGAGAGCCGGTTCGTGCTGATGGGCGCGCCGTAA
- a CDS encoding M24 family metallopeptidase, whose protein sequence is MDVDTDLSSLRRHLESAGVDGYLIDDDATDSDQRYVSGFTAPDPFQTLVTDDGVHLLVSGLEYGRAKSEADAETITRRSAYDYRELVAEHGAYGGKIRTIAAFLEDHGVDSISVPRNFPTGTADGLREQGIDITLESDGIVEEIRAIKADEELEAIRESQRANEAAMACAEELIASADVDDDGTLIGEDGEPLTSERVTEEIEVTLLRHGCGLDDTIVACGADGADPHNRGSGPLEADELIVIDIFPRNKETGYHADMTRTFARGDPGEEARRRYDVTREAYEAALATVEAGVTGAAVHDVVCDVIEDAGYESLRSDPSTETGFIHSTGHGVGLDVHEQPSVSPAGGELEAGHVISIEPGLYNPDVGGVRIEDLVVVTEDGYENLTDYRVGLEPTN, encoded by the coding sequence ATAGACGTCGACACTGACCTCTCGTCGCTTCGACGCCACCTCGAATCCGCCGGCGTCGACGGTTACCTGATCGACGACGACGCTACGGACTCCGACCAGCGGTACGTCTCCGGTTTCACCGCGCCGGATCCGTTCCAGACGCTCGTCACCGACGACGGCGTCCACCTGCTCGTCTCCGGCCTCGAGTACGGCCGCGCGAAGTCGGAGGCCGACGCCGAAACGATCACCCGCCGATCCGCCTACGACTATCGGGAGCTCGTCGCGGAACACGGCGCGTACGGCGGGAAGATCCGGACGATCGCCGCCTTCCTCGAGGACCACGGCGTCGACTCGATCTCGGTCCCGCGAAACTTCCCGACGGGGACCGCCGACGGACTCCGCGAGCAGGGGATCGACATCACCCTCGAGTCCGACGGGATCGTCGAAGAGATTCGCGCGATCAAGGCCGACGAGGAACTCGAGGCGATCCGGGAGAGCCAGCGGGCGAACGAGGCCGCGATGGCATGCGCCGAGGAGTTGATCGCCAGCGCGGACGTGGACGACGATGGAACTCTGATCGGCGAAGACGGTGAGCCTCTGACCAGCGAACGCGTCACGGAGGAAATCGAGGTCACGCTGCTTCGACACGGCTGTGGGCTCGACGATACCATCGTCGCCTGTGGAGCCGACGGCGCGGATCCGCACAACCGCGGTAGCGGCCCGCTCGAGGCCGACGAACTGATCGTGATCGACATCTTCCCGCGGAACAAGGAGACGGGCTATCACGCCGACATGACTCGTACGTTCGCCCGCGGTGATCCGGGCGAGGAAGCCCGACGGCGGTACGACGTGACCCGCGAGGCGTACGAGGCCGCACTCGCGACCGTCGAGGCCGGCGTCACCGGCGCGGCGGTCCACGACGTGGTCTGTGACGTGATCGAGGACGCCGGCTACGAGTCGCTGCGAAGCGATCCGAGCACGGAGACCGGCTTCATCCACAGCACCGGCCACGGCGTCGGACTGGACGTCCACGAACAGCCGAGCGTCTCCCCCGCGGGCGGCGAACTCGAGGCTGGACACGTGATCTCGATCGAACCCGGGCTCTACAATCCCGACGTCGGCGGCGTTCGGATCGAGGATCTCGTGGTCGTCACCGAGGACGGCTACGAGAACCTGACCGATTACCGGGTCGGTCTCGAGCCGACGAACTAA
- a CDS encoding alkaline phosphatase family protein — MRSDLETRLRDRLGGEDYLVPDYGSYCFGHVPDTVQTLLDADVEGERPLSADVLSGVGTVDSSDATPLDDRYDRVLVVVLDGFGLEPWTRFDHPLLERFEDSGTVTPLTSIYPSETAAALTTFHTGRLPASHGVLGWDVYDPADDAAYEAFSTRVRAGDDAVEYDLEEIFEGEPIYPKLVECGVDCRHVVPFEETYDGAACHTYGNPDGPVHGLEGFESALAEAFAAADDPAYLFAYVPEIDTIAHAYGTSSEEYDEAVSDSLSALERGLARLETEDEHGDTLLVLTADHGHVDTDPERNVDLETVDGVTEALERHADGEPVRYAGSPRNLHLHLHDPDERREAVHETLLDTLDAKVFTREEVLDRNLFGDGEESDTFHRRLGDLVVCHRELSVWYGSDPTKLELIGMHGGLHPDEMLVPFAAVELEELSRELS; from the coding sequence ATGCGTAGCGACCTCGAGACACGGTTGCGCGACCGCCTCGGCGGAGAGGATTACCTCGTTCCCGACTACGGAAGCTACTGTTTCGGGCACGTTCCGGACACCGTCCAGACGCTCCTCGACGCCGACGTGGAGGGGGAACGGCCGCTATCCGCCGACGTCCTCTCGGGTGTCGGCACAGTCGACTCCAGCGACGCGACGCCCCTCGACGACCGGTACGACCGCGTCCTCGTCGTCGTCCTCGATGGTTTCGGCCTCGAGCCCTGGACACGGTTCGACCACCCGCTGCTCGAGCGGTTCGAGGACAGCGGGACAGTAACGCCGCTGACCTCGATCTACCCGTCGGAGACGGCTGCGGCGCTGACGACCTTCCACACCGGCAGGCTCCCTGCATCACACGGCGTTCTCGGCTGGGATGTCTACGATCCGGCCGACGACGCCGCATACGAGGCGTTCTCGACGCGCGTCCGTGCCGGCGACGACGCCGTCGAGTACGACCTCGAGGAGATTTTCGAGGGCGAACCGATCTACCCAAAACTCGTCGAGTGCGGTGTCGACTGCCGTCACGTCGTCCCGTTCGAGGAGACCTACGACGGCGCGGCGTGTCACACCTACGGGAATCCGGACGGTCCAGTCCACGGCCTCGAGGGGTTCGAATCGGCGCTCGCAGAAGCCTTTGCTGCGGCGGACGATCCGGCCTACCTGTTCGCCTACGTCCCCGAGATCGACACCATCGCTCACGCCTACGGAACCAGTAGCGAGGAGTACGACGAGGCAGTCTCCGACTCGCTTTCCGCACTCGAGCGCGGACTCGCTCGACTCGAGACGGAAGACGAACACGGCGACACGCTCCTCGTTCTGACCGCCGACCACGGCCACGTCGATACCGATCCCGAGCGCAACGTCGACCTCGAGACCGTCGACGGCGTCACCGAGGCGCTCGAGCGCCACGCCGACGGCGAACCGGTCAGGTACGCCGGCAGTCCGCGGAACCTCCACCTGCACCTGCACGACCCCGACGAACGGCGAGAAGCGGTTCACGAAACGCTTCTCGACACGCTCGACGCGAAGGTTTTCACGCGCGAAGAAGTCCTCGACCGCAACCTGTTCGGCGACGGCGAGGAGAGCGACACCTTCCACCGTCGACTCGGCGACCTCGTCGTCTGCCATCGCGAACTGTCGGTCTGGTACGGCTCCGATCCGACGAAACTCGAGCTGATCGGAATGCATGGTGGACTCCACCCCGACGAGATGCTCGTTCCGTTCGCGGCGGTCGAACTGGAGGAGCTATCGCGAGAACTCTCGTAA